Genomic window (Ancylothrix sp. D3o):
TTTAAATAGGGCAATTTCGGAGTCAAAAGCTCTAAAAAATGAGCGTTTGTTATCTCAAACAACGGGTAATTTAGGATGGTTTTATAAAGAACGAAATAATATAGAGAAAGCTACGGAAAATACAAAAGAAGCGGTGCGAATAGCTCAAGCAATTGGTGCCGAAGATATTGCTTATCAATGGCAGTGGCAATTGGGAAGAATTTACAATAAGAAAGATATTAAGAGTGCTATTAAAGCTTACGAAGCGGCGGTAGATACTCTTCAAAAAGTGCGGCAAAATTTGGTTGGTATTGATGCCGGTTTTGAAGGCGTTACCTCGAATTTCCAGGCGAATTTTACGGAGGAAGTTGATCCGGTTTACCGGGAGTTGGTGGGGTTGTTGTTAGATCCTGTAGCCGGTGGAAATTCACCAGAAAATATTAAGGAAGCTTTAGGGGTAATTGAGTTATTGCAATTAGCAGAGTTAGAGAATTTTTTGCTGTGTGATTTATCGCAAGTTCAGAAAATACAGCCGGCGCGAAGTATTGAGGAAGCGAAACAAAAAGTTGATGAAAAGTTGGCGGAAGTTTTTAAGGCTGATCCCACAGCAGCTATTATTTACCCCATTATTTTAGAAGACCGGCTCGAAGTGATTCGGGTTTTGCCTGATGACAATTTGCGTCATGTAGCAACGGTAAAAGCTAAAAAAGAAGTGGAAGAAACGATAGATGAATTAAGAATAGCTTTGCAAGGAAACAACACTGCTCAATTTAAGGGTTTGTCTAGTCAAGTAGATCAGTGGGTTATTTCTCCATTTCAGCAAGAGTTGGAAAACAAAACTCTTTTGTTTGTACTGGATCTGCCTTTGCTGAATATTCCTATGGCAGCTTTATATAATAAAGAAACGGAAAAATATTTGATTGAGGAAAATCCAGTGGCTTTAATTTCTAGTTTACAGTTACTTGATTTGAATCCTTCCGAAACAGGTATTCCTAAAGCCTTAACTGCCGGTCTCACAAAAGGAAGACCGGAGCGGGGAATAGAGTTCGGTAACCTGAGCTACGTCACGGAAGAACTCGATGAAATTAATAAAGTTTTATTGGATTCGGTAAAATTTATAGATAAAAATTTTACCGAAAGCAGCATACAAGATCAGCTTAATTTTGGCTTTTTCCCTATCATCCATTTAGCCACTCACGGTCATTTCAGTTCAAAACGAAACTTGACATTTCTTTTGGATGGAGTTGCGATTATTGATATCGAGGATTTAAGGAAAATGTTGGAAAGTAGGGATAAAATTCAGGCAGAAAGCATAGAATTACTGGTAATGAGTGCCTGTGAAACTGCAAAAGGAGATAGGCAAGCAGCTTTGGGATTAGCAGGCGTTGCAATTCGCGCAGGCGCTCGCACTACCATTGCCTCACTGTGGTCGGTAGATGATCTTTCAACTTCAATTTTAATGCGAGAATTTTACAATAATAAATATCCCCTCTCTTCTAACAATTCAATTGTCTCTAAAATGACAAAAGCAGAAGCATTGCGTCAAGCGCAAATATCACTCATCCACAAACCTGAAAATATAAATTACCGCTTTCCTCGATTCTGGGCGCCGTTTGTTTTGATAGGCAATTGGCGTTGAAAACGCTTGTTACTCCTAAATTGTCATATTTTATTTGCAAGTCATTGGTTTTTCAATCAAAGATTCTAACTTGTTAGCAGTTAATAACGAGTCCCACTCTGGTTTATTTGCTGGATTACTATTATTACACCGGCTTTTTATCAGTTCATCGATTGTATCATACCAATATTTTTCATCTTGGTAATTAGGACGGGAACTGCTATCGACTGATTTAACCCACCCCTGAAGTTTTATATTTTTGGCTGGTTCTTGGGAATCACAAATAATGTCAAGAGTCCAGTTATACCAAATGTTTTTTTCAAAAAGAAGAGAAGTTTTAGCTGAGGGTAGAGGAATAGAAGTAAAACCAGATGTATCAGGTAATTTTATGATAGTAGGTTCTAAAAAAATACTGTCATTTTTACTATTATTTACAATCGTCAGTTCAGCTTCCAGATTGGAATGAGGTTGATTTGAATCATAGTCAACATAAAGCCACAAGGTTGTATGTTGTTTCCCGGTTCCGCCATAAATCTTTGGAGTCGGTACTAATGCAGTCACCGTCACATTGTGTTTATTTTGAGCGATGACACAAGTGCCACGTTTTCCTGCTCCTCCTTGCTGCGTAGGTCGGCCATCATCACCGCCTGGATCATCCTTATCTTTTTCGGAAAGAACAGGAGAACTGGAAAAGCTAACCAAAGCAAAAATCAGAGCGCAGGTTAATTTGATAGGATGAAAAAATGGTTTCATTTGAGTAATTTTCCTAGTTTATTGTTGATTTGTTTTTGAGTTTCAGGATTGCCATAAATCAGTAAAGCAGTGCCGGTGAATATCAAAGCGAGTGCAGATGGAACCAACGGCACCCATACAGCCTGAAGGAAAAAAATAAAACAAATTCCATACAGGCTTGTGAGAGCGCTGCCAGTGGCTATTATTAACTGTGTAGGAGAGCTAGTTTTCCAAACAATTAAACCTCCCACTAAACCCCAAATTATAATCCAAAAACGCTCTATCCATTCAGACCAAGAACTAAGGAGAGGACGGTTATCTAAAACAGCACTAATAATCTGACTTGTCATGTGTGCGTGAAGAATAACCCCCGCCATTTTTTTATTATAAGGTGTGTAATGCTGATCTTCATTATCTATTTCCGAACCAATTAAAATAATGGCATTTTTAAATTTACGGAGTTTTGCATCTCCTCTGCCTTGTAAAATTTCCCTGAGAGAAATTTTTTCAAAATCCGCATTCCGATAATTGAGCATAATTTGAAATCCATCTGCTTGACCATTCGGCAATTGATATCCCCCCGTATCTGCTTCTAATTTGCGAAAGGAAGTTTGACCTATTCTTATTTCATTGGGAGACTCCCGTTTGATACTCGGATTATCTTTTGTGTTTTCTAAATAGCGCATAGCCATACGAATATTGAAAGACATAGGAGTGTCACAAATATCATCATCGGCCATTCTTAGAAGTTGACGACGAACAAAGCCATTTTCATCTAAAGGAATATTAGCAAAGCCTACTGTGCTATTTTTCTGAAGATTATAAGGAGGATAAATAGAGGGGTTTTCTAAATTATGACCCCATTTACAAATCGCAACAAATTTCGGAAGTTTATTAATACTTTTAATTAAATTAGGAGGCAAATTTCTATCCCGATAAAAATCTAAACCAACAGCGATAGGTTCATATTCGGCAACTTTCGTTAAAACTTCACTTAGAGCTTGATCTGACAGAGAATCTTGGCGATCTGGATAGAGATCTTTTTGATACTGGATATCAGCTTCACTCACCGTAACCACCAAAATTCTATCATCTTTAGTCTCCTCCGGCCTCGCCCGCATAAAATGATCAAAAGCACCTAACTCCACCGGCTGCAACATCCCCAAAAGCCGCATCAAAACAATCAAAAAACCACCGGCCAACCCCCCCAAAACTGCTTGCTTCCCCGAAACCTTCCGATGTAAATCTTTCCATTTCGGCGCTTGAATACCCCCATTTTGAAAAACCACCGGCAACCAATCAACACAGGGAAATAACTTCTGAAACTCCTCAGAAATTCTTTCCCGCGCCTTCCGTACCGCCACATACAAAGGCTTATTTCTATACGCATACTCCAACAAAAAATACTCCAAAAACTTCTGTGCAACAATATTCGGGACTCGTTCCCGCATCGCAATTACCAGCGGAATTTTTAACTCACTCACAAGCTGGCCGGCCAATCCCAACCCATCACAAGAATTCAACAAAACAATCTTTAAACCCTTATCTCTGGCATTCTTTAAACTATTTTTAAACTCCTCTGGAGTCAACTTTTCCGTAGAATTAATATATAAATCACCCGTCTTTAAACTACCATTACTCGAACTGTGACCGGCAAAAAATAAAATATCCCACTGTTTATCCCACAAAAGCTCACGGACTTTTTGCAAACTTGGTTCTTCAATAATTGCCGGTTCTGCACCCACCAAAGATAACCGCTTTAAATCTTCCTGATCTTTGCGGTAATCAATGCCGGTGCGGTCGCCACATAACGCTAAAATCCTAACATTTTTATGAGGAGTTGTAATCACCGGCCTTTCAAATTCCCCAAACTCCGCCGGACTAAAAACCACCTCCGCAAACGGATAATCCTCAAAAAAATCCCACTCACACCAGGGCAATTTCCATAAACTTACATCCCCCGTTTTAACCAAAATCCGAATTTCCTCAACTCGGCTTAAATTCGTCCTCATTACCTCTTCAACCTTGCGAAAAGTTGGCGCATCCAACCATTCATTAATAGCCGTTTTAATTTCCAAAGCTAACTTTTGGCAACTTTCCAAAGAAACCGGCTTATCGTTTATCACCTCCTTACGAAACCTTAACTCCCGGTAAAAAACATCTACTTCTCGATTTTTCTCCGGGCAATTTTCACTCTGCGTCCCTGGTAATTTCTGAAAAACAGAACCTAATTGCCGATATTGTTCTCGCCATATTTTATATTGCTCATAAAGATGCGTAACTGCCGGCAAACTTCCCGTAATACCCTCCACTAAAGTTGCCTCATTTTTCCCCTCTTCTTTAATTTCTACCAACTGCACCTGATAGCTCATATCAGGCCGGCATTCCAACGATAACTTAACCAATTTGGCCATGATTTTGTCTCCTTTTTTCTGGCAATTAAATCACAAAATATTCGCTGATGCAGCTTTCACCCCACACCACCTGAATTGCAAATTTTGTTCCCGCAAAATCTCCAAATTCGGGAAGGGAAAGACACTTTTCAGCTTGACCGGCCTCCCTTTTAACTAAAGCCTTTCCTGCTTCATCAAAAACTATTAACTCCATATTTTCAGGCAAATAGCCTTCATTGTTTGTTGTTTGTAATTTTGGCAAAATCCAGATAGTTTCGTCACTATCTCGCTCTAATTCAATCACAAGATCCATAGACATCTTATCAAATTCATTCTCCAACTCAATGCACTTAAAAAACTGACGTTTGCCAGCCCGAAAAGCAAATTCAGGCCGGTTAAAAACTTCTTGATATAACTGCCAACCGCACCCCTTCAAAGCAGCCATCAACTCTTTTCCCTGAGTCTCAAACCACTCACTTAGAGCAGGTAAATTTCGCACCCTACGCTCATACAATTGCTTACGGTACTCATCATTTTCTAACAACGCCCCCCACTGCTCAAAAGCTATCGCTAATCGCGTAAAATAAAGGGTATCTTTACCCAAATTTTTCAGCAAACTTTGCGCCTGCGCTGCATACAAAACAGGCAGATTTTTAACCTGCGGTTTTGCAGTTGCAGATAAATCCATCGCCACCCACATCAGAGCCAAATCTTCAATTAAATCCTCCCTTTCCACAGCATAAGTTCTATCTGTCAAATCGTAACTTCCTCCACGCACCTGCTCATAACTCGTATAACCCCAAACCCGCAACCAACCCTCATCTAAATTAACCTGAACTGGCAAATAATAATCTCCCGCCCAAGATGGAATATCCACCCATTCTTGCGGAATCAAAAACTCTTTAAGATTGCTTTCATCAGTCGGAATTATCACCAGTCGAGTCTCACCCACCCTCATTGCCGTACCATTCACCACCTCCCAAATACTCGCTAAATTTTCGGCACTTGGAAGCATTAAAACGACTTCCTCAAAATCCGGGTCATCCTTCAGCCAGTTTTGGAAAATATTCAAGCACAGAATATTTAAAAAAGCCCGCCACCGGCCCCCATTTGAATGAGGATTATTTTGAGCTTGTTGCCACGCATTTTCGCGTTGTTCCGGCGAAAACTCTAACCATGTTTGAGCGGGATAAATTGCCGTTAATTGCGTTAAACCAAAAGTCATATTAGCAGCCTCCATTTGTAGTTTTTTTCAACCATTCATCCAAAATCCAAAAAATCTTTGCTTCTAGGCGGTCAAGAGAACCATCAGCGAGTTTTAACTCTGCTTCTATCTTTCGTT
Coding sequences:
- a CDS encoding CHAT domain-containing protein, with the translated sequence MPAVFAREQVDVGYSLQLNKAQQLNREGSLLLEQGEAQAALNAWQEAVSLYEKAGNINGVLGSQINQTFALQSLGRYREALQILKNIDEKIKTASDPLLKATAKLSWGNTLQQIGDLDNAWCMLKDGLKLVETNQSSSVSQNLKTQIQLSLGNTARFFAKRIKSEQGAVTSEQSKAFIQTCEKDNKLITGNYQDFDQQAKNYYEQVLDLENSPNQRLTLHLNFISFLVEAGTLKDAENYVGKYWPELEREIEKISPTPAGIMARINLARSLTLLEKPTWDTKAEALLNRAISESKALKNERLLSQTTGNLGWFYKERNNIEKATENTKEAVRIAQAIGAEDIAYQWQWQLGRIYNKKDIKSAIKAYEAAVDTLQKVRQNLVGIDAGFEGVTSNFQANFTEEVDPVYRELVGLLLDPVAGGNSPENIKEALGVIELLQLAELENFLLCDLSQVQKIQPARSIEEAKQKVDEKLAEVFKADPTAAIIYPIILEDRLEVIRVLPDDNLRHVATVKAKKEVEETIDELRIALQGNNTAQFKGLSSQVDQWVISPFQQELENKTLLFVLDLPLLNIPMAALYNKETEKYLIEENPVALISSLQLLDLNPSETGIPKALTAGLTKGRPERGIEFGNLSYVTEELDEINKVLLDSVKFIDKNFTESSIQDQLNFGFFPIIHLATHGHFSSKRNLTFLLDGVAIIDIEDLRKMLESRDKIQAESIELLVMSACETAKGDRQAALGLAGVAIRAGARTTIASLWSVDDLSTSILMREFYNNKYPLSSNNSIVSKMTKAEALRQAQISLIHKPENINYRFPRFWAPFVLIGNWR
- a CDS encoding DUF928 domain-containing protein: MKPFFHPIKLTCALIFALVSFSSSPVLSEKDKDDPGGDDGRPTQQGGAGKRGTCVIAQNKHNVTVTALVPTPKIYGGTGKQHTTLWLYVDYDSNQPHSNLEAELTIVNNSKNDSIFLEPTIIKLPDTSGFTSIPLPSAKTSLLFEKNIWYNWTLDIICDSQEPAKNIKLQGWVKSVDSSSRPNYQDEKYWYDTIDELIKSRCNNSNPANKPEWDSLLTANKLESLIEKPMTCK
- a CDS encoding CHASE2 domain-containing protein, which codes for MAKLVKLSLECRPDMSYQVQLVEIKEEGKNEATLVEGITGSLPAVTHLYEQYKIWREQYRQLGSVFQKLPGTQSENCPEKNREVDVFYRELRFRKEVINDKPVSLESCQKLALEIKTAINEWLDAPTFRKVEEVMRTNLSRVEEIRILVKTGDVSLWKLPWCEWDFFEDYPFAEVVFSPAEFGEFERPVITTPHKNVRILALCGDRTGIDYRKDQEDLKRLSLVGAEPAIIEEPSLQKVRELLWDKQWDILFFAGHSSSNGSLKTGDLYINSTEKLTPEEFKNSLKNARDKGLKIVLLNSCDGLGLAGQLVSELKIPLVIAMRERVPNIVAQKFLEYFLLEYAYRNKPLYVAVRKARERISEEFQKLFPCVDWLPVVFQNGGIQAPKWKDLHRKVSGKQAVLGGLAGGFLIVLMRLLGMLQPVELGAFDHFMRARPEETKDDRILVVTVSEADIQYQKDLYPDRQDSLSDQALSEVLTKVAEYEPIAVGLDFYRDRNLPPNLIKSINKLPKFVAICKWGHNLENPSIYPPYNLQKNSTVGFANIPLDENGFVRRQLLRMADDDICDTPMSFNIRMAMRYLENTKDNPSIKRESPNEIRIGQTSFRKLEADTGGYQLPNGQADGFQIMLNYRNADFEKISLREILQGRGDAKLRKFKNAIILIGSEIDNEDQHYTPYNKKMAGVILHAHMTSQIISAVLDNRPLLSSWSEWIERFWIIIWGLVGGLIVWKTSSPTQLIIATGSALTSLYGICFIFFLQAVWVPLVPSALALIFTGTALLIYGNPETQKQINNKLGKLLK
- a CDS encoding DUF1822 family protein encodes the protein MEAANMTFGLTQLTAIYPAQTWLEFSPEQRENAWQQAQNNPHSNGGRWRAFLNILCLNIFQNWLKDDPDFEEVVLMLPSAENLASIWEVVNGTAMRVGETRLVIIPTDESNLKEFLIPQEWVDIPSWAGDYYLPVQVNLDEGWLRVWGYTSYEQVRGGSYDLTDRTYAVEREDLIEDLALMWVAMDLSATAKPQVKNLPVLYAAQAQSLLKNLGKDTLYFTRLAIAFEQWGALLENDEYRKQLYERRVRNLPALSEWFETQGKELMAALKGCGWQLYQEVFNRPEFAFRAGKRQFFKCIELENEFDKMSMDLVIELERDSDETIWILPKLQTTNNEGYLPENMELIVFDEAGKALVKREAGQAEKCLSLPEFGDFAGTKFAIQVVWGESCISEYFVI